One stretch of Roseimicrobium sp. ORNL1 DNA includes these proteins:
- the moeB gene encoding molybdopterin-synthase adenylyltransferase MoeB produces the protein MPSSSHLTPAELRRYARHLSMPEFGVEAQEKLKAARVLCIGAGGLGSPVTMYLAAAGVGTIGIIDADVVEESNLQRQLLHGTSDVGRTKLESAQKRLHDINPNVQVELHPLRFTSENAMDLVAKYDVVIDGTDNFPTRYLSNDVCVFLKKPNIYGSILRFEGQCSVFASHLEGPCYRCMAPQPPPPGLVPSCAEGGVLGVLPGLIGTMQATEAIKLITGIGQPLVGRLLHVDTLSMKFRTFNLRRDPECPVCGDHPSIIEPIDYEGFCGLPSPKSMSTETKDAIPAMTVQELQELRESGAPFTLLDVREAFERDIAIIEGAEHIPLGQLGERLEEIPRDKKLVVHCKSGGRSAKAVGLLREAGFDDVWNVTGGINAWSKEIDPSVALY, from the coding sequence GTGCCCTCGTCCTCCCATCTCACTCCCGCTGAACTTCGCCGCTATGCCCGCCACCTTTCCATGCCCGAGTTTGGGGTGGAGGCGCAGGAAAAGCTGAAGGCAGCCCGGGTGTTGTGCATTGGCGCGGGTGGATTGGGATCTCCAGTCACCATGTACCTTGCCGCGGCGGGCGTGGGTACCATCGGCATCATCGATGCGGATGTGGTGGAGGAGTCGAATCTGCAGCGCCAGCTCCTGCATGGCACGTCTGATGTGGGGCGCACGAAGCTGGAGTCGGCGCAGAAGCGGCTCCATGACATCAATCCCAATGTGCAGGTGGAGTTGCACCCGCTGCGCTTCACCAGTGAGAATGCCATGGACCTCGTGGCGAAGTATGACGTGGTGATCGATGGCACGGATAACTTCCCCACGCGTTACCTGAGCAATGACGTGTGTGTGTTCCTGAAGAAGCCGAATATCTACGGCAGCATCCTGCGCTTTGAGGGGCAGTGCTCTGTGTTCGCGTCGCATCTCGAAGGGCCATGCTATCGCTGCATGGCGCCGCAACCGCCGCCTCCGGGGCTGGTGCCATCGTGTGCAGAAGGCGGTGTGCTCGGTGTGCTGCCCGGACTTATCGGCACCATGCAGGCGACGGAAGCCATCAAGCTCATCACGGGCATCGGCCAGCCACTGGTGGGCCGCCTTTTGCATGTGGATACGCTGAGCATGAAGTTCCGCACCTTCAACCTGCGCCGCGATCCCGAGTGCCCCGTGTGCGGCGATCATCCCAGCATCATCGAGCCCATCGACTACGAGGGCTTCTGCGGACTGCCTTCCCCCAAATCCATGAGCACCGAAACGAAAGACGCCATCCCCGCCATGACCGTGCAGGAACTCCAGGAACTCCGCGAGAGCGGCGCACCCTTCACCCTGCTGGATGTGCGCGAGGCGTTTGAGCGCGACATCGCCATCATCGAAGGCGCGGAGCACATTCCTCTGGGTCAGCTTGGTGAGCGACTCGAAGAGATTCCCCGGGACAAAAAGCTGGTGGTGCACTGCAAGTCCGGAGGCCGCAGCGCGAAGGCCGTGGGCCTGCTGCGTGAGGCTGGCTTCGACGATGTGTGGAACGTGACTGGCGGGATCAACGCGTGGTCGAAGGAGATTGATCCGAGCGTGGCGTTGTATTGA
- a CDS encoding anthrone oxygenase family protein, which translates to MSSLLYTTTFIAALGSGLVAGIFFAFSTFIMKALGKLPPEKGIAAMQSINVVIINPWFIPLFIGTALLCVFMTVLAFVQRPPSAMTWLLAGSVLYFVGSFVFTMIFNVPRNNALDAVDAASAEGAKLWADYLVTWTFWNHVRTVASSGAMASFIAALNKLSC; encoded by the coding sequence ATGAGCAGTCTCCTCTACACCACCACTTTCATTGCGGCATTGGGCAGCGGGCTTGTCGCAGGCATCTTCTTTGCGTTTTCCACGTTTATCATGAAGGCGCTGGGGAAGCTGCCGCCGGAGAAGGGCATTGCGGCGATGCAGTCCATCAATGTGGTGATCATCAATCCGTGGTTCATCCCGCTCTTCATCGGCACGGCATTGCTGTGTGTTTTCATGACGGTGCTCGCGTTCGTGCAACGCCCGCCCTCGGCCATGACCTGGCTGCTCGCGGGCAGTGTGTTGTATTTCGTGGGCAGCTTTGTCTTCACCATGATCTTCAATGTCCCGCGCAACAATGCACTCGATGCCGTCGACGCTGCGAGCGCGGAGGGGGCGAAGCTTTGGGCGGATTACCTCGTCACCTGGACCTTCTGGAATCACGTGCGCACGGTGGCTTCGTCGGGAGCCATGGCGTCATTCATTGCGGCGTTGAACAAACTTTCTTGCTAA
- a CDS encoding SGNH/GDSL hydrolase family protein → MPTSRFALICVASFAFSLLAGNTAPAAETIDTGDASQRGKNIQRTMRLLAESTPQKKNTVRILFYGQSITAQKWTKLVVEDLKKRFPNANIISENRALSGYASQLLSRTAETDLYPFQPDLVIFHVFGAHDKYEDIIRHVRERTTAEILQQNDHLGAKDKLIEEMDPDKNRINGGNWNGFMNFNWLPQISRNYQTEFCDQRTIWKNHLTQHKLEPQALLTDAVHLNEKGEAVMAAAVISYLRHDPKLGPSPAEAWTKDYVVGKDVSWKDGKLGLDFEGSVVELIVAAGANATPVQVSIDGKKPSELKQLYGFTRAVAKPGGHWPVIMPLHAEKLPLIEDWTMEVKKEGADDKLFSFTLSGSKTGADGEGRSDQKFVSKSGRIVIEPEDWGVAFPMGMAGLKPVPEKFTVKWSVVPWFMDTFQAPMVVEPSVETRVLLLQGLANEKHTLELTGGGESRILAIRVGKPPLKGKEG, encoded by the coding sequence ATGCCTACATCACGCTTCGCCTTAATCTGCGTTGCCAGTTTTGCATTCTCGCTCCTGGCTGGCAACACTGCTCCAGCCGCTGAAACTATCGACACCGGCGATGCCTCCCAGCGTGGCAAGAACATCCAGCGCACCATGCGACTCCTCGCGGAGAGCACGCCGCAGAAGAAGAACACGGTTCGCATCCTCTTCTATGGCCAGAGCATCACGGCGCAGAAGTGGACGAAGCTGGTGGTCGAGGACCTGAAGAAGCGTTTCCCGAATGCGAACATCATCTCGGAGAACCGCGCGCTCAGCGGGTACGCCTCACAACTACTCTCACGCACCGCGGAGACAGACCTCTATCCCTTCCAGCCTGACCTGGTGATCTTCCACGTGTTCGGAGCACATGACAAATATGAGGACATCATCCGCCATGTCCGCGAGCGCACCACGGCGGAGATCCTGCAGCAGAACGATCATCTCGGCGCGAAGGACAAGCTTATCGAGGAGATGGATCCCGACAAGAACCGGATCAATGGAGGGAACTGGAATGGGTTCATGAACTTCAACTGGCTGCCGCAGATCTCGCGTAACTACCAAACGGAGTTCTGTGACCAGCGCACCATCTGGAAGAACCACCTCACGCAGCACAAGCTGGAGCCTCAGGCACTGCTGACGGACGCAGTGCATCTCAATGAAAAGGGTGAAGCCGTGATGGCCGCCGCTGTGATTTCCTATCTGCGCCATGATCCGAAGCTTGGCCCCTCACCCGCGGAGGCGTGGACGAAGGATTACGTCGTGGGCAAGGATGTGTCCTGGAAGGACGGCAAGCTCGGGCTCGATTTCGAAGGCAGCGTGGTGGAGCTCATCGTGGCAGCAGGCGCCAATGCAACGCCGGTACAGGTGAGCATTGATGGGAAGAAACCTTCCGAGCTGAAGCAGCTCTACGGCTTCACCCGGGCCGTGGCCAAGCCCGGTGGTCACTGGCCGGTCATCATGCCGCTGCACGCGGAGAAGTTGCCTCTCATCGAGGACTGGACCATGGAAGTGAAGAAGGAAGGCGCGGATGACAAGCTCTTCTCCTTCACGCTTTCCGGTTCGAAGACGGGAGCGGATGGTGAAGGCCGCAGCGATCAGAAGTTTGTTTCAAAGTCAGGCCGCATCGTGATCGAGCCGGAGGATTGGGGTGTGGCCTTTCCTATGGGAATGGCGGGCCTGAAGCCCGTGCCGGAGAAGTTCACCGTGAAGTGGAGCGTCGTCCCATGGTTCATGGATACGTTTCAGGCGCCGATGGTGGTGGAGCCGTCTGTGGAGACGCGTGTCCTCCTATTGCAAGGACTGGCGAATGAGAAGCACACGCTGGAGCTGACGGGTGGCGGGGAGTCGCGCATTCTGGCGATTCGGGTGGGCAAGCCGCCATTGAAGGGAAAAGAAGGCTGA
- a CDS encoding MSMEG_0572/Sll0783 family nitrogen starvation response protein: MPEVKLEAHKDGDVLVDYEQKVFEDVKANPGEKALVTFHGVAFEGSIGLVNTLNATRLLRKGYETSILLYGPGVTLGFQRGFPTLGDEAFPGHLLVNKRLATFMAEGGKIYACRFSTQALYGQTEKAFIPGIIPINPLDVLDCILLHQRANAVMIHSWNL, from the coding sequence ATGCCCGAAGTAAAACTGGAAGCTCACAAGGACGGCGACGTGCTCGTCGATTACGAACAGAAGGTCTTTGAAGACGTGAAGGCCAATCCCGGCGAGAAGGCACTCGTGACCTTCCACGGCGTGGCGTTCGAAGGCTCCATCGGCCTGGTGAATACCCTCAATGCCACCCGCCTGCTGCGGAAGGGCTACGAGACTTCCATCCTGCTGTATGGCCCTGGCGTCACGCTCGGATTCCAGCGCGGCTTCCCCACGCTGGGTGATGAGGCCTTCCCCGGCCACCTCTTGGTGAACAAGCGTCTCGCCACCTTCATGGCGGAGGGAGGCAAGATCTATGCCTGCCGCTTCTCCACCCAGGCCCTCTACGGCCAGACGGAGAAGGCCTTCATCCCCGGCATCATCCCCATCAACCCGCTGGATGTGCTGGACTGCATCCTCCTGCATCAGCGCGCGAATGCGGTGATGATCCACTCCTGGAACCTCTAA
- a CDS encoding Nit6803 family nitrilase, with amino-acid sequence MSIIRAAAVQIAPDLTSCEGTVDRVCRAIAEAAGKKVALAVFPETFIPYYPYFSFVEPAVSMGKEHMRLYENAVEIPGWVPEILSQQAAKYGMVLVVGVNEREHGSLYNTQLIFDADGSLLLKRRKITPTYHERMVWGQGDGSGLKVVQSEVGRIGALACWEHYNPLARFSLMAQHEQIHCAQFPGSMVGPIFRDQIEVTIRHHALESGCFVVNATGWLTDEQVNSISPDPKMRKALRGGCYTAIISPEGVPITEPITEGEGMAIADLDFDLITKRKRMMDSVGHYSRPDLLSLRVHREPYTQTIPPFQSQLQSRSEDVTTSQPQLTAGRELLPDLGADAQATAGV; translated from the coding sequence ATGTCAATCATCCGAGCCGCCGCGGTACAAATCGCCCCGGATCTGACAAGCTGCGAAGGCACGGTGGACCGCGTCTGCCGTGCCATCGCGGAGGCCGCCGGGAAGAAGGTCGCGCTGGCGGTCTTCCCGGAGACGTTCATCCCCTACTACCCGTACTTCTCCTTCGTGGAGCCTGCGGTGAGCATGGGGAAGGAGCACATGCGGCTCTATGAGAATGCCGTGGAAATCCCCGGCTGGGTGCCGGAAATCCTCTCCCAGCAGGCGGCGAAGTACGGCATGGTGCTGGTGGTGGGGGTGAATGAGCGTGAGCACGGTTCGCTCTACAACACCCAGCTCATCTTCGATGCGGATGGCAGCCTGCTGCTGAAGCGTCGCAAGATCACACCCACCTACCATGAGCGCATGGTCTGGGGTCAGGGCGATGGATCCGGGCTGAAGGTGGTGCAGAGCGAGGTGGGCCGCATCGGCGCGCTGGCCTGTTGGGAGCACTACAACCCGCTCGCCCGCTTCTCCCTCATGGCGCAACACGAGCAGATCCACTGCGCGCAGTTCCCCGGCTCCATGGTGGGGCCCATCTTCCGCGACCAGATCGAGGTGACCATCCGGCACCATGCCCTGGAGAGCGGCTGCTTCGTGGTGAATGCCACGGGCTGGCTCACGGATGAGCAGGTGAACTCCATCTCGCCCGACCCGAAGATGCGCAAGGCCCTGCGCGGCGGCTGCTACACGGCCATCATCTCGCCTGAGGGCGTGCCCATAACTGAACCAATTACCGAAGGAGAAGGCATGGCGATTGCTGACCTCGACTTCGATCTCATCACCAAGCGCAAGCGGATGATGGATTCCGTGGGCCACTACTCCAGGCCCGACCTGCTTTCCCTACGCGTTCATCGCGAGCCCTACACGCAGACCATTCCTCCTTTCCAGAGCCAACTCCAATCCCGTTCCGAAGATGTCACAACGTCTCAGCCTCAACTCACCGCAGGACGTGAGCTCCTTCCAGACCTCGGTGCAGACGCACAAGCAACTGCTGGCGTCTGA
- a CDS encoding MSMEG_0568 family radical SAM protein: MSQRLSLNSPQDVSSFQTSVQTHKQLLASELQSQGIRMVDEAASSASRRGGAGPSDHKAITLLGTTIMVPIHTRPAHQSIFTADPPDTSGKSMLYRNGVPEAPLQFPPQPKFYGLSTADGIPYWKIGQLHSHNVLATTVLQTCIRYGNSDTKCQFCALGESLRAGRTISKKSPAQLAEVAEAAMRLDGVEQVVLTTGTPPTEDRGAAVLVEVAQAIKERTGLAIQAQCEPPADFVWFERLKVVGVDSLGMHLEAWSEHVRARIMPGKAQVPVSFYLKAFEAAVAVFGRGQVSTYLLAGLGDTVEELLEGSWQLIARGVYPFVVPFVPISGTPLQNQTPPTAEFMRAVLEPLGNMLRTAGMTSDTVKAGCAKCGACSSLSTFEKGNRDALATTSPCAVG, encoded by the coding sequence ATGTCACAACGTCTCAGCCTCAACTCACCGCAGGACGTGAGCTCCTTCCAGACCTCGGTGCAGACGCACAAGCAACTGCTGGCGTCTGAGCTGCAGTCGCAAGGCATCCGCATGGTGGATGAGGCTGCGTCCTCAGCCAGCCGCCGTGGAGGAGCCGGTCCCAGTGACCACAAGGCCATCACCCTGCTGGGCACCACCATCATGGTGCCCATCCACACACGCCCGGCACACCAGTCCATCTTCACCGCCGACCCGCCGGATACCTCAGGCAAGTCCATGCTCTACCGCAATGGCGTACCGGAAGCGCCGCTACAATTCCCGCCTCAGCCGAAGTTCTACGGGCTGAGCACGGCGGATGGCATCCCTTATTGGAAGATCGGCCAGCTTCACTCGCACAACGTCCTGGCAACGACGGTCCTGCAGACCTGCATCCGCTATGGGAACAGCGACACGAAGTGCCAGTTCTGCGCCCTCGGCGAATCGCTGCGTGCAGGCCGCACGATTTCGAAGAAGTCGCCCGCGCAACTCGCGGAAGTGGCGGAAGCAGCGATGAGACTGGATGGTGTCGAGCAGGTGGTGCTCACCACCGGCACACCGCCTACGGAAGATCGCGGTGCCGCCGTGCTGGTGGAGGTGGCGCAGGCCATCAAGGAGCGCACCGGTCTGGCCATCCAGGCGCAGTGCGAGCCGCCGGCGGACTTTGTGTGGTTTGAGCGGCTGAAGGTGGTTGGCGTGGATTCGCTGGGCATGCACCTCGAAGCGTGGAGCGAGCATGTGCGGGCGCGCATCATGCCGGGGAAGGCGCAGGTGCCTGTGTCGTTTTATTTGAAGGCGTTTGAGGCTGCCGTGGCAGTCTTTGGCCGCGGCCAGGTCAGCACCTACTTGCTGGCTGGACTTGGTGATACGGTGGAGGAACTTTTGGAGGGCTCCTGGCAGCTCATCGCGCGTGGCGTGTATCCCTTCGTGGTGCCCTTCGTGCCCATCAGTGGCACACCGTTGCAGAATCAGACGCCGCCTACTGCGGAGTTCATGCGTGCCGTGCTGGAGCCGCTGGGGAATATGCTGCGCACTGCAGGCATGACCTCAGACACCGTGAAGGCAGGCTGCGCGAAGTGCGGCGCCTGCTCCTCCCTCTCCACTTTTGAGAAGGGGAACCGCGATGCCCTCGCCACCACCTCGCCCTGCGCCGTGGGCTGA
- a CDS encoding MSMEG_0570 family nitrogen starvation response protein → MPEVIFTVELPDGSKRECYSPSTVVFNYFHKGDEMSLTEFVSRSRRALTEASERVRARYGFACSSAADQLEQIERFARTQPEEGTVRILSI, encoded by the coding sequence ATGCCGGAAGTCATTTTCACTGTTGAACTGCCCGACGGCTCGAAGCGCGAGTGCTACTCGCCCTCGACCGTGGTCTTCAATTATTTCCACAAGGGCGATGAGATGTCGCTCACGGAGTTCGTGAGCCGTAGCCGTCGCGCTCTCACGGAAGCGTCGGAGCGCGTGCGGGCCAGGTATGGCTTCGCCTGCTCTTCCGCGGCCGATCAACTGGAACAAATCGAGCGCTTCGCGCGCACCCAGCCCGAGGAGGGCACCGTGCGCATCTTGAGTATTTAA
- a CDS encoding MSMEG_0569 family flavin-dependent oxidoreductase — protein MPTHYPVIIIGGGQAGLSMSYCLKERGMPHLVFERDRIGESWRTKRWDSFCLVTPNWQCKLPGFNYSGSDPHGFMKKDEIVTYIEEYAKSFQPPLHEGVTVNRLKKNDAGVFELSTTIGEYTADQVVIATGGYQDGKTPRIAERFSEDIFQVHSSDYKNGSMLPPGEVLVVGSGQSGCQIAEDLHLEGRKVHLCVGSAPRTARRYRGRDVVDWLHDMGYYNKPVHEHPLKERVRAKANHYVTGRDGGRDIDLRKFATEGMQLYGRLLEIKQGKLTFGDDLKQNLDRADEVANSIKATIDKYIHSMHITAPSEEPYKPLWVPEEPVKELEIANSGITSIVWCVGFTADYSWMEVPIFDGKGYPSHQRGVSTVPGIYFLGLPWQYTWGSGRFSGVAQDARYLAGYIEARHTAPQPGTTRGLNELALGS, from the coding sequence CTGCCCACGCACTATCCCGTCATCATCATTGGTGGAGGCCAGGCCGGTCTTTCCATGAGCTACTGCCTGAAGGAACGCGGCATGCCGCACCTTGTCTTCGAGCGCGATCGCATCGGTGAATCCTGGCGCACGAAACGCTGGGACTCCTTCTGCCTCGTCACGCCGAACTGGCAGTGCAAGCTGCCCGGCTTCAACTACTCCGGCTCGGATCCGCATGGTTTCATGAAGAAGGATGAGATCGTGACCTACATCGAGGAATACGCGAAGTCCTTCCAGCCACCGCTGCATGAAGGCGTGACGGTGAACCGCCTGAAGAAGAATGATGCTGGTGTCTTCGAACTCAGCACCACCATTGGTGAATACACCGCGGACCAGGTGGTGATCGCCACTGGTGGCTATCAGGATGGCAAGACGCCCCGCATCGCGGAGCGTTTCTCGGAAGATATCTTTCAGGTGCACTCCAGCGACTACAAGAACGGTAGCATGTTGCCACCTGGTGAAGTGCTCGTCGTGGGCTCAGGCCAGTCCGGCTGCCAGATTGCCGAGGACCTGCATCTCGAAGGAAGAAAAGTGCATCTTTGCGTGGGCAGCGCGCCTCGCACGGCGCGACGATATCGCGGACGCGATGTGGTCGACTGGCTCCATGACATGGGCTACTACAACAAGCCAGTGCATGAGCATCCGCTGAAGGAACGCGTGCGGGCCAAGGCGAACCACTATGTCACCGGTCGCGATGGCGGCAGGGACATTGACCTGCGCAAGTTCGCCACGGAGGGCATGCAGCTCTACGGCCGGCTCCTGGAGATCAAGCAGGGCAAGCTCACCTTCGGTGATGACCTGAAGCAGAATCTCGACCGCGCCGATGAAGTGGCGAACAGCATCAAGGCCACCATCGACAAGTACATCCACTCCATGCACATCACCGCGCCCTCGGAGGAACCCTACAAGCCGTTGTGGGTACCGGAGGAGCCGGTGAAGGAACTGGAAATCGCGAACTCCGGCATCACTTCCATCGTCTGGTGTGTGGGATTCACAGCGGACTACAGTTGGATGGAGGTTCCCATCTTCGATGGCAAGGGCTATCCCAGCCACCAGCGGGGGGTGTCCACGGTGCCCGGCATCTACTTCCTTGGCCTGCCCTGGCAGTACACGTGGGGCTCAGGTCGCTTCTCCGGCGTGGCGCAGGATGCGCGCTATCTCGCAGGCTACATCGAGGCCCGCCACACGGCGCCACAGCCAGGTACCACACGCGGACTGAATGAGCTTGCGCTGGGTTCCTGA